Sequence from the Ammospiza nelsoni isolate bAmmNel1 chromosome 7, bAmmNel1.pri, whole genome shotgun sequence genome:
AGGAACTATTAACTGCTTACCTGGAATAAATAACACATCTCCTGCTTCCAAAACACACTCATAGCGTTTGGCTTTCACAAAAAGGGGATATTTCTCCATGTCTGGGTTATCCACATCCAGTACCTCTGATTTAGTACCTAGGAAAATTTCAGTGAATAAATAGTCCCACTCTTCCAATAGTAACAAAGCATTATCATATTGCTGGAGATGGCAGTTCTTGAATCAAATTTAGTCCTGGTTTATTTctcaaaaccaagaaaacctGATGGCAGCCCTCATTTACTGAAGAGATGTTCTCCTCTTGTCTGTATTTGTTCTGTAACTGCAACCTTATTAACACTAAAAACCACTTTTCCTGACATCTAAAAAACTATTTTGAACCCAGACAGAACATTTTACTCCTTCAGTTAGGTGTTGAAAATAATCAGAcaaagctgctgttttccttaGCTTTGACTAAAGCACAAATAATCAGAGTTAAAGGAACAAATTATATTCTTTTATAGCAAATCATCTGTTAGTGATTATTTTCTACAGTGCAACACTTGCGAGTTGAAAAGCTAAGATCACCAAACTCCAATCTAGATACCTGTGACATGCATAcctgataaatataaatacGGTGCATCTCGAGGACTGTACAAAACAActctttttctccctgtgaCTTGGATTAAGAAGTTGTCCATCACCTGGGATGAGCATAATAATAGAGATGTCAGCCAAAAGTTGATTGAATAAATACATAGACTTCAACTGATCTAATTATTAGCTTAAAAAAGAGTATTAATAAAACCTTCACATGTTAAGAATTAtcttataaataaatttattcagAACTCACTGCACAGTGTTAGAAGACAACCTTATTTGGAATCTATTGCATTGGAGCCAGAAACCACTACAATCATTGCACAGTTGGCAGTGTATTGTACAACTAGATTTTATCCTAATCTGGCCattagagtaaaaaaaaaaaaaggaaagcaatgtTGAAGACAAAAGTGTTTAAAGTTActgtatttcagattttctaCTGAAACtcaaaacagtttaaaaaagggaaacaaaataaaacatcctTTAATCTTGCAAATCTGGCATTTGACATAAACCCAGTTGAGATATTATGCCTAAGCAATACAACATTTAAAACTCACCACACCACAGAATGTGGTTCATTTTACTGCTTCAAAATATGTGAAGTTTGTTATTATTCTCTAATCTTTGACAGAGATTTGCACCTTATTCTTTCAACTCTGTAATGCCATCTGCAATATTTCATGCTAAACCCATGTATTACCTACATCATAATGTGTCCATAACTGTAATCCAGCTGAGCTGATGCGGAAGACACTAGAGAAAAACTGTTCCTTCTCAAAATACTCTGGAATATGAACATCTTCTGCTAAAGTAGGAAACTGCTTCCTGATATCTGCAATATCCTGAAATAGAAAGGGCATAGAGAGAGAACCATCTATGCGCATTTAAATGGGGGAGCACTTCACATTAatttccaatcatatgaaacGGGGTTAGAACTTCAGCAATGGCAAAAACCTGAAATCAGCAATGTTTTTCAGCATTGACTTGCCAAATGCCATTAATAAGAACAGCCAGAGCCAGAGAGCTTCTCTTAACCATGGCTGCTAGGATTCACACTGCAGGAGCAATTGGTCAGCATAAATCCTTTTACATTAGTTTACAACAAAAACTAAAGAAAGGCCGTTTAACAATGTACTCTTCAGTGACCAGCTCAGCTCCCATGCAACAGCAACTATTCTAGACACGTTAAAGTACTCTGACATAAATCCAGTCAGATTCACAAACCATGTGACCCTAAATAAGTTGTATGACaacagactttaaaaaatatttctaaactGCAATTTTACAATATTAGAACTGTAATCTCTAGTAACTTACCTTCCTAACATCTTCACCCACTGATCGCAAATAGTACTTTTCATCCTGAAGAGAACACAAAAAGAgaattgtttggggttttttaataagAATTACCAAAACACATAAACAGAGAGCTTGTATTTTCTCATTTATCTAATGCAGAACTTCATTAAAATATGGTATAAATAAAGGGCATCTACAAATTCAGCTTCGTTATACTGCCATTTACTGATCCCCGTAGGAGGATACAGGATGAGTAAATaaaggtggtatagaatgtaatcttaccccctaaagagttgcagctgggtcaATTATtaggattaggagcaggcctaATTTTAATAGGCCACACCTatagccaataagaagagtggTATAAAGGAGTAGATTGGTGGGACCTGGGGTCAGTTGGCTCCTGTGACAATAGGGAAGCatcagtgcttagaggagctgcctacaagaaacatcaaggaggtatggaACTCTAGCAATGTGGAACCCTTGCActgtaatgacaatagaaccTTTGTAATATAATGACAACAGATCCCTGCAGCTCATCTtgacaaaagggaaaaataaattaactgaAAGGGGAAGAGTAAATAAAGTGTGGGGGGACTGATTAACTGCTTCAGTATTGCTGTTACTGAACAGACTCAAAGTAAATGCTGATTATAATTTAAGTTCTTCAGTATATTgatgcagaaaattattttattgcctTCAAAACTTACAGCAACCTATGCAGCATAAAAGGTAAAAAAGCATATCTCCATTCAAAACTATTTGCTTCCTAATCACAGTTATCTGAAAAATACTTAGCCTGAACAACGATAAGTAGAGATAACCACACATTTGCTACTCACAAATTATGTTACAATATATCTAGATTTGTGTTTTGATAGTCATCAAATTCTAAATGTCTTCATGACATTTTCTTGCAAACCACACAAATTATATTGTTGTCATTCTAAAGCAAGGTTTGATTTCTAAATTTCATACTGGAATTTTTGCTCATGTAAGCAGTTTTTGTTAAGAAAAACAGGATAACTGAAGTTAACCACACTGTAGACATGCAAAAAAACTTCTGAGAATTTTGTTCAAACATGGCTCAtagaaagaggccatgaaaatatacagctgatggaaaagtaaaaaggcagctgtaagcagtaGTTCccaagcctgtttctgtaaataactaagttctcaggcacatttttataaacagcagggttctcaggcagtcttctcataacaggtaaacattctgtccttggctgttttGGGAAAGTCAAAGTAACAGACATGGAGGTTTTGAGAACCattcatatcagggtgagaacacaaatcttggtttcaataacaaaccacaggtattgaaaacaaaaggagggatCAATGTTTAATCTGTAGCCTATGATGAGCttgggttttgcaatatgtatgagcttaattaacactgttatacATGTGCCTggtggatcaataaatcggagtttgATGCCCATCAATCCGATGGTCGTCTCTCTTTGCTTTCTACAACTTCtcatgttttttcctttggcatCCACACACAAGAAAGTTAAATTAAAGATCAAGTCTTTTCCTGAAGTAAGACTTTAAATTACAGTTCATCACTTTTCTCCAAATACCAGCAAAATAACCAGTAGAAGAAACTGTGACACTAAGGAAATTACCTCAGTAAGAAAGTACTCTTTATGCTTGActtcagctgctctttgcaCAAATGAATCAAAAGGCAGAGttctgaaatagaaatatttgaatttatATCATGAGTCAGTGTAACAACACATGGTCTAAACTCTAGATTTATAATAAGCTCCCTTACCATATCAAGTGCAATGGCAGATGCAATAGGCtgctcttatttttttaaaataatatgatGACTAATCAGTGTTTGCAGCAGGTGTTTGAAGAGTTCTCCCAAGACAGAAATCCTACACTCAGAAACTTCTGTTTAGTGAATTGTTCTGGTATGTATCCAAACAATCCTGTAGTAGCTGAGGCTGGAAGCACCCTtggagctcctccagcccaaGCCCCTTGCAAAGAGCAGGGTTCACTACAGCAGCTTGCACAGGACAGCATCCAGTTCTGTTTCATG
This genomic interval carries:
- the TYW5 gene encoding tRNA wybutosine-synthesizing protein 5 isoform X3, with amino-acid sequence MDFLRKNFVYRTLPFDSFVQRAAEVKHKEYFLTEDEKYYLRSVGEDVRKDIADIRKQFPTLAEDVHIPEYFEKEQFFSSVFRISSAGLQLWTHYDVMDNFLIQVTGRKRVVLYSPRDAPYLYLSGTKSEVLDVDNPDMEKYPLFVKAKRYECVLEAGDVLFIPALALEAHDLMRITDALWFHNVISEEFGVALNVFWKHLPAESYDKTDTYGNKDPMAASRAIQILDRALKTLEELPEEYRDFYARRMVLRIQEKAYRNDYG
- the TYW5 gene encoding tRNA wybutosine-synthesizing protein 5 isoform X4; translation: MERRAEAVERLDGVTRERFLRDIYPRRKPVVLTGLELGTCTTKWTIDYLSQAEGPKEVKIHVSAVPQMDFLRKNFVYRTLPFDSFVQRAAEVKHKEYFLTEDEKYYLRSVGEDVRKDIADIRKQFPTLAEDVHIPEYFEKEQFFSSVFRISSAGLQLWTHYDVMDNFLIQVTGRKRVVLYSPRDAPYLYLSGTKSEVLDVDNPDMEKYPLFVKAKRYECVLEAGDVLFIPALALEAHDLMRITDVTMIQLRNLMPSL